A region of Streptomyces deccanensis DNA encodes the following proteins:
- a CDS encoding SIR2 family protein yields MILTTNFDKLTEHALQDVGISPQVIHQPAQFTAATPLVHSRVTVIKLHGDYLDLDSRNTVDELSVYPR; encoded by the coding sequence GTGATTCTTACGACAAACTTCGACAAGCTCACAGAACACGCCCTGCAGGACGTCGGGATCTCTCCCCAGGTCATCCACCAGCCCGCCCAGTTCACGGCCGCCACGCCGCTGGTCCACAGCCGCGTCACCGTCATCAAACTGCACGGCGACTACCTGGACCTGGACTCACGCAACACCGTCGACGAACTGTCCGTATATCCCCGATGA
- a CDS encoding helix-turn-helix domain-containing protein has product MSGQPVRGTRGGGAGCPYLGVDEAATYLGMSRRWMYRESRRHGLPRYYFGGSLKFKVTDLDNWAQQQKVS; this is encoded by the coding sequence GTGAGCGGACAGCCGGTCCGTGGTACGCGCGGCGGGGGTGCCGGCTGCCCATACCTGGGAGTCGATGAAGCCGCAACGTACCTCGGTATGAGTCGGCGTTGGATGTACCGGGAGTCCCGGCGCCATGGGTTGCCTCGGTACTACTTCGGCGGAAGCCTCAAGTTCAAGGTCACGGATCTGGACAACTGGGCACAGCAGCAGAAAGTCTCGTAA
- a CDS encoding tyrosine-type recombinase/integrase, which translates to MSQETCTLATQLIRGMGSCFKNCACVRQNRCSHPYAIRYRDATGRQREETGYATQESALDRLTEVYGEKRSTPRAQADLKREIGKQRFGQYVLSWLTRQRHYAPGSVRSVNQVLNSQILPVLESRRMNTFTSTVVEDFIMSMEQRSVGLAAQQNAFDTLKKVLLDARRRGGLPEDPFEGVVPPEYIPRKITIPTLDEIHALKAAATDELRVVIDLMSGCGLRNGEAYAANMERMVADDVYRITEQIEGNTRQRARLKHRKLGEFRETPMPSTVRDCLLRYEEEHGVSPHGYLLRTQRSAHWAHTTLQYQWGAARKRAGITKKLTPYSMRHFFASNCLARGIPITDVAEWMGHKSINMTFRIYRHLMPASIGRAAKLLDEGL; encoded by the coding sequence ATGAGTCAGGAGACGTGCACATTGGCGACCCAGCTCATACGCGGGATGGGCAGTTGCTTCAAGAACTGCGCCTGCGTTCGGCAGAATCGTTGCTCCCACCCCTACGCCATTCGCTACCGCGACGCCACTGGCCGCCAGCGCGAGGAGACAGGATACGCGACACAAGAGTCCGCACTCGACCGCCTGACCGAGGTGTACGGGGAGAAGCGAAGTACTCCACGCGCCCAGGCCGACCTCAAGCGGGAGATTGGGAAGCAGCGCTTCGGGCAGTACGTCCTGAGCTGGCTTACCAGGCAGCGCCATTACGCACCCGGCAGCGTCCGCTCGGTCAACCAGGTCCTCAACAGCCAAATTCTGCCGGTCCTGGAGTCACGACGCATGAATACGTTCACGTCGACGGTGGTCGAAGACTTCATCATGTCGATGGAGCAACGTTCCGTCGGGCTGGCTGCACAGCAGAACGCATTCGACACCCTCAAGAAGGTCCTCCTCGACGCACGTCGCCGTGGCGGTCTGCCTGAGGACCCATTCGAAGGGGTCGTTCCGCCCGAATACATCCCTCGGAAAATCACCATCCCGACGCTGGACGAGATCCACGCTCTCAAGGCAGCCGCGACTGACGAGCTGCGCGTCGTCATCGACCTCATGTCCGGATGTGGGCTCCGGAACGGGGAAGCCTACGCCGCCAATATGGAACGGATGGTCGCGGACGACGTCTACCGGATCACAGAACAGATCGAAGGAAACACACGCCAGCGGGCACGCCTCAAGCATCGCAAGCTCGGAGAGTTCCGGGAGACCCCTATGCCATCGACTGTCCGCGATTGCCTCCTCCGCTACGAGGAAGAACACGGCGTCAGTCCGCACGGATACCTCCTCCGAACCCAACGATCAGCGCACTGGGCGCACACGACCCTCCAATACCAGTGGGGCGCTGCCAGGAAGCGGGCAGGCATCACAAAGAAGCTCACTCCTTACTCCATGCGACACTTCTTCGCGTCCAACTGCTTGGCCAGAGGAATACCCATCACAGACGTCGCCGAATGGATGGGTCACAAGAGCATCAACATGACGTTCCGGATCTATCGCCACCTCATGCCAGCGTCGATCGGACGCGCTGCAAAGCTCCTGGACGAGGGGTTGTAG
- a CDS encoding WhiB family transcriptional regulator, whose product MDEERTSSRVRGDQTWRERAACAVAVEVARDPDLFFPVGLADEQRVALAKAICSSCQVVTTCLEAALECGDTNGIRGGLTEDERRAARHRFELRCEPARVSAALSGRDVHLSRAEQKELIRRAASSGTSAARVAKVLKVSEAHVKKLLRLEFRRAARLLPGTLSAAEAAGERNPA is encoded by the coding sequence ATGGACGAAGAGCGCACCAGCTCCCGGGTCAGAGGAGACCAAACCTGGAGGGAACGTGCAGCATGCGCCGTGGCCGTCGAAGTAGCGAGGGACCCCGATCTCTTCTTCCCAGTCGGACTTGCTGATGAGCAACGCGTTGCCCTGGCGAAAGCGATCTGCTCGTCCTGCCAGGTCGTGACGACCTGCCTTGAAGCTGCGCTGGAGTGTGGCGATACGAACGGTATTCGAGGCGGTTTGACGGAGGACGAGCGTAGGGCCGCCAGGCACCGCTTTGAGCTCCGGTGCGAGCCAGCACGTGTCTCGGCGGCGCTCTCGGGAAGGGATGTGCATCTCAGCAGGGCAGAGCAGAAGGAGCTGATCCGGCGAGCTGCCAGCTCCGGAACGTCAGCTGCACGGGTGGCCAAAGTCCTCAAGGTGTCGGAGGCGCATGTGAAGAAGTTGCTCCGACTCGAGTTTCGAAGGGCCGCGCGCCTCCTCCCGGGCACGCTGAGCGCTGCAGAGGCCGCTGGTGAGAGGAACCCGGCGTGA